In Arthrobacter citreus, a genomic segment contains:
- a CDS encoding Na+/H+ antiporter, translated as MLASELVVILAAAVLLCTLAARRTKLPAPVLLLVCGIALGFIPALAQVELPPEAVLFLFLPALLFRESITTSLREIRSNQRGIVLMGTALVVVTAWAVAVAAHALGLPWGPAWVLGAAIAPTDATAVGALASVLPHRYVTLLRAESLINDGTALVIYGVAVGITAGTEQLNTLEVSGLFLLAYAGGIAAGLLTAWVSFRVRRWVQDPLLGNVVTILTPFTAFVLAEVINASGVLAVVVVGLAMSQAGPRIIRADTRQQGQAFWSLTTFLLNGALFVLVGLELPRAVSELPGRQLAQGLFLVTVVTAVIVAVRLLYLFVDAYVFRLLDRRERQLKRPVNNRTRVVSGMAGFRGAVSLAAALATPQYTASGEPFPYRDLIIFVATGVIILTLVIQAPLLPVIARWARMPLDAARRKEEQQLAETSAVRTALEALPQVAAELGTDTVVADEVRSEYERRLATLNALQGDARGNDDGARHLARAAQYRDLGLALLALKRNTVIRLRDERRIDDAVLLRVQAVLDVEELRLASRRNPGDDDGGAR; from the coding sequence ATGCTGGCCTCCGAACTGGTCGTGATCCTGGCGGCCGCCGTACTCCTGTGCACCCTGGCCGCCCGGCGGACGAAGCTGCCGGCACCAGTGCTGCTGCTGGTCTGCGGTATTGCGCTGGGCTTCATTCCGGCACTGGCGCAGGTGGAGCTGCCGCCCGAAGCTGTGCTTTTCCTCTTCCTGCCGGCGCTGCTGTTCCGGGAAAGCATCACCACCTCGCTGCGCGAGATCCGCAGCAACCAGCGCGGCATCGTCCTGATGGGAACCGCACTGGTGGTGGTCACGGCGTGGGCGGTCGCCGTCGCCGCCCACGCGCTTGGCCTGCCCTGGGGGCCGGCGTGGGTCCTGGGGGCGGCTATTGCACCCACGGATGCCACCGCCGTCGGCGCCCTGGCCAGTGTCCTTCCCCACCGCTACGTCACGCTGCTGCGCGCGGAAAGCCTGATCAACGACGGAACCGCACTGGTTATTTACGGGGTGGCGGTCGGGATCACCGCCGGCACGGAACAACTGAACACGCTCGAGGTTTCCGGACTGTTCCTGCTGGCCTATGCGGGCGGCATCGCCGCCGGTTTGCTGACCGCCTGGGTCAGTTTCCGCGTCAGGCGCTGGGTGCAGGATCCCCTGCTGGGCAACGTGGTGACCATCCTGACTCCTTTTACCGCCTTTGTCCTTGCGGAGGTCATCAACGCTTCGGGGGTGCTCGCCGTCGTCGTGGTGGGTCTGGCAATGAGTCAGGCCGGCCCACGGATCATCCGTGCCGATACCCGCCAGCAGGGGCAGGCGTTCTGGTCCCTGACCACGTTCCTCCTTAACGGAGCCCTGTTTGTCCTGGTCGGGCTGGAGCTGCCGCGCGCCGTCAGCGAGCTGCCCGGCCGGCAGCTGGCACAGGGCCTGTTTTTGGTGACGGTGGTGACCGCGGTGATTGTCGCCGTCCGGCTGCTGTACCTGTTTGTCGATGCCTACGTGTTCCGGCTGCTGGACCGGCGTGAACGCCAACTGAAACGGCCCGTCAACAACCGGACCCGGGTGGTGAGCGGGATGGCGGGATTCCGCGGCGCCGTCTCGCTGGCCGCAGCTCTGGCGACCCCGCAGTACACCGCATCCGGTGAGCCCTTCCCCTATCGGGACCTGATCATATTTGTGGCCACCGGCGTCATCATTCTGACGCTGGTCATCCAGGCACCTCTGCTTCCCGTGATTGCACGCTGGGCCAGAATGCCGCTGGATGCGGCCCGGCGGAAGGAAGAGCAGCAATTGGCTGAAACCTCAGCTGTCCGGACTGCGCTGGAGGCACTACCGCAGGTGGCCGCTGAGCTCGGCACCGATACGGTTGTCGCCGACGAGGTCCGTTCCGAGTATGAACGGCGCCTGGCGACACTCAACGCACTGCAGGGCGACGCGCGGGGGAACGACGACGGCGCCCGCCACCTTGCACGCGCCGCGCAGTACCGGGACCTGGGCCTGGCACTGCTGGCCCTGAAACGGAACACCGTCATCCGGCTGCGGGACGAGCGGCGAATTGACGACGCCGTCCTGCTGCGGGTGCAGGCGGTACTGGATGTGGAGGAACTCCGGCTTGCCTCCCGCCGCAACCCCGGCGATGATGACGGCGGGGCCCGGTGA
- a CDS encoding formate/nitrite transporter family protein: MSEERRREIGESDAPVEDELQESFDNTVTEGAERLHRTVRTILVTGVFGGLEVGLGVMAYLAVLHETGDHLLAGIAFSVGLIALFLAHSELFTENFLMPVAAVVAKEGSIKQLGKLWGGTLVANLAGGWVFMWIVMQAFPQWESTVAESAKHFTDAPFSLQTVALAILGGSTITLMSRMQQGTSSDPAKIVATVIGGFLLAGLQLFHSILDSLLIFGAIQSGAGITYLEWLVWFAYTLLFNMVGGLVLVTALRLLRTRELFMQHRREAPDDPDESRRSG, encoded by the coding sequence ATGAGCGAGGAACGCCGCAGGGAAATCGGAGAATCGGACGCACCGGTGGAGGATGAGCTCCAGGAGTCCTTTGACAACACGGTCACGGAAGGCGCCGAGCGCCTGCACCGAACCGTCCGCACCATCCTCGTCACCGGTGTATTCGGCGGATTGGAAGTAGGACTGGGCGTGATGGCCTATCTGGCTGTCCTGCACGAAACCGGGGACCACCTGCTGGCCGGCATTGCCTTCAGCGTGGGGCTGATTGCCCTGTTTCTCGCGCACAGCGAATTGTTCACGGAGAACTTCCTGATGCCGGTTGCCGCCGTCGTGGCCAAAGAAGGCAGCATCAAGCAGCTGGGCAAACTTTGGGGCGGCACCCTGGTGGCCAACCTTGCCGGCGGCTGGGTGTTCATGTGGATCGTCATGCAGGCCTTTCCGCAGTGGGAGTCCACGGTGGCGGAATCGGCCAAGCATTTCACCGATGCACCGTTCTCGCTGCAGACGGTTGCGCTGGCCATTCTCGGCGGCAGCACGATCACCCTGATGAGCCGGATGCAGCAGGGCACCTCATCGGACCCGGCAAAGATCGTGGCCACGGTCATTGGAGGCTTCCTCCTGGCCGGGCTCCAGCTGTTCCACTCAATCCTGGATTCCCTGCTGATTTTCGGGGCGATCCAGTCCGGCGCCGGAATCACCTACCTCGAATGGCTGGTGTGGTTCGCCTACACCCTGCTCTTCAACATGGTCGGCGGCCTGGTGCTGGTGACGGCTCTGCGGCTGCTCAGGACCAGGGAGCTCTTTATGCAGCACCGCAGGGAAGCCCCTGACGATCCCGACGAATCCCGCCGCAGCGGTTAG
- a CDS encoding alpha/beta fold hydrolase: MASGETLEHLDVLIIGAGLSGIGAACRLLTDHPDRSIALFESRGRSGGTWDLFHYPGVRSDSDLYTFGYDFRPWLEEKAIADGPSILRYLHETAAEYGVDRLIRYHHRVVSADWSSRDSHWKVRVELTRTPGVGQDAASQGGTDPDGIGPDGNAGEPVGTGEFLELTVGWIFNAAGYYRYDQGYAPDLPGQDSFRGPVVHPQHWPQGLEVLGKRIAVIGSGATAVTLVPALADLGAQVTMVQRTPTYILPIPAEDPVAHRLRGVVGPERTGRIMAEVSARRQRLIWSVCQRWPRASRRIIRAIQRKALPPGFDADTHLNPPYGPWDQRLCAVPDGDFFAALRSGNAEMVTGEAVGFSSGGIRLASGQEVAADVVVTATGFTIQLLGGMELRLDGEPVDLAQHVAYRGVMLSGVPNMAFAIGYTNASWTLKIGLLAHWFSRLLTHMDHHGYAAAVPVTPEGLQTRPLLDFGAGYVQRSLAKLPRQGTEAPWLMTMNFLADRRDLQKGALIDEHLRFTGPEGMPPGVGRAANAQADRFATLGTGVRMCYRVEGPDDGEPVVLISGLGMDLTSWPAAFVDGLAASGYRVILPDNRDTGRSSRMATPTPSLLDQALGRPVPGAYRVEDMAADVVALLDHLGVGRAHIVGMSLGGMIAQSVAAHYPERALTLTSMISTTGARKTGAAALSTKRRFAARPPRTRDEFIRARVGMMRHLAGRTHPADTATDTAAAAVAWERGNFPDGGSARSRQLGAINASQDRTRDLARITAPTLVIHGDRDPIVHPSGGAATAAAVPASRHVTIPGMGHYFHPTVVPELVRLVTGHLAAGRSPVPGRDDAGSSTEPFRAVPEQS, encoded by the coding sequence ATGGCATCCGGAGAGACCCTGGAACACCTGGACGTGCTGATCATCGGCGCCGGGCTGAGCGGGATAGGTGCTGCCTGCCGGCTGCTTACCGACCATCCGGACCGGTCTATTGCGCTGTTCGAGTCCCGCGGCCGCTCGGGTGGAACCTGGGACCTCTTTCACTATCCGGGAGTGCGTTCGGACTCTGACCTGTACACCTTCGGTTACGACTTCCGCCCGTGGCTGGAGGAGAAGGCCATCGCGGACGGCCCGAGTATCCTGCGGTATCTCCACGAAACGGCCGCCGAGTATGGGGTGGACCGCCTCATCCGTTACCACCACCGCGTGGTCTCGGCTGACTGGTCCAGCCGGGATTCGCACTGGAAGGTGCGTGTTGAGCTCACCAGAACACCCGGGGTGGGGCAGGACGCAGCCAGCCAGGGCGGCACGGACCCGGATGGCATCGGTCCCGACGGAAACGCCGGCGAGCCGGTCGGCACCGGGGAGTTTCTGGAGCTGACAGTCGGCTGGATCTTCAACGCCGCCGGATATTACCGCTATGACCAGGGCTACGCACCGGACCTTCCCGGTCAGGACAGCTTCCGGGGCCCGGTGGTTCATCCGCAGCACTGGCCCCAAGGCCTGGAGGTGTTGGGCAAGCGGATAGCGGTCATCGGCAGCGGTGCCACCGCCGTCACGCTGGTGCCGGCCCTGGCCGATCTGGGCGCGCAGGTGACCATGGTCCAGCGCACCCCCACCTATATCCTGCCTATCCCCGCCGAGGATCCGGTCGCACACCGGCTGCGCGGCGTCGTCGGCCCCGAACGCACCGGACGAATCATGGCTGAAGTCAGCGCGCGCCGGCAGCGCTTGATCTGGTCAGTGTGCCAGCGCTGGCCGCGCGCATCACGCAGGATAATCCGGGCAATTCAACGTAAGGCCCTTCCTCCGGGCTTCGACGCGGACACGCATCTGAACCCTCCTTATGGACCGTGGGACCAGCGGCTGTGCGCGGTTCCGGACGGCGATTTTTTCGCCGCCCTGCGAAGCGGCAATGCGGAGATGGTGACCGGAGAGGCGGTCGGATTCAGCTCAGGTGGAATCAGGCTGGCCTCGGGGCAGGAAGTGGCCGCCGACGTCGTCGTCACGGCCACCGGATTCACCATCCAGCTTCTGGGCGGAATGGAACTGCGGCTCGACGGCGAGCCGGTGGACCTGGCCCAGCATGTGGCGTACCGCGGCGTTATGCTCAGCGGCGTTCCGAACATGGCGTTCGCCATCGGTTACACCAATGCTTCGTGGACGCTCAAGATCGGGCTTTTGGCTCACTGGTTTTCCCGGCTGCTCACGCATATGGACCATCACGGCTACGCAGCTGCAGTCCCGGTGACACCCGAAGGGCTGCAGACCCGGCCGCTGCTGGACTTCGGCGCCGGCTATGTCCAGCGGAGCCTGGCCAAGCTCCCGCGGCAGGGGACCGAAGCGCCGTGGCTCATGACAATGAACTTCCTGGCCGACCGCAGGGACCTGCAAAAGGGCGCGCTCATTGATGAGCATCTGCGGTTCACCGGGCCGGAGGGGATGCCTCCCGGAGTTGGACGTGCGGCGAACGCGCAAGCGGACCGCTTCGCGACCCTGGGTACGGGCGTGCGGATGTGTTACCGGGTGGAAGGGCCCGACGACGGCGAGCCGGTGGTCCTGATCTCCGGCTTGGGGATGGATCTCACGTCCTGGCCCGCCGCTTTTGTTGACGGCCTGGCGGCTTCCGGATACCGCGTGATCCTGCCCGACAACCGCGACACCGGCCGGTCCAGCAGGATGGCCACGCCCACGCCGAGTCTGCTGGACCAAGCGTTGGGCCGCCCGGTTCCGGGCGCGTACCGCGTGGAGGACATGGCAGCGGACGTAGTTGCCCTGTTGGATCATCTGGGTGTGGGACGCGCCCATATCGTGGGCATGTCACTGGGCGGAATGATCGCCCAGTCTGTTGCCGCCCATTATCCGGAGCGCGCCCTGACGCTGACCTCCATGATTTCGACCACGGGGGCGCGGAAAACCGGGGCGGCGGCGCTGTCCACCAAGCGGCGCTTCGCAGCCCGGCCGCCGCGCACCCGCGATGAGTTCATTCGTGCACGTGTGGGGATGATGAGGCATTTGGCCGGCCGCACCCATCCCGCGGATACCGCAACGGACACCGCGGCAGCTGCAGTGGCGTGGGAGCGCGGCAATTTTCCGGACGGCGGCAGCGCGCGTTCGCGGCAGCTGGGGGCCATCAATGCATCACAGGACCGCACCCGTGATTTGGCCCGGATCACTGCTCCAACACTCGTCATCCACGGCGACCGGGATCCGATTGTGCATCCCAGCGGGGGAGCGGCAACCGCTGCTGCGGTGCCCGCTTCCCGGCACGTCACCATTCCGGGAATGGGGCATTACTTCCATCCCACCGTGGTGCCGGAGCTGGTCCGTCTTGTCACCGGCCACCTGGCGGCGGGGCGAAGTCCTGTGCCGGGCCGGGACGACGCGGGTAGTTCTACTGAGCCATTCCGGGCTGTACCGGAACAAAGTTGA
- a CDS encoding MarR family winged helix-turn-helix transcriptional regulator has translation MTLTAERRLRRWIGRRGEDRGLSAAASGVLLYLATRPGASTGEVAEAVDASPAGLSGLLSRLEKSGLITRAPDVADRRTIRVTLTLDGKAALGVVQSALGELNERITDGFSAQELAVVARWLRHVSEVLD, from the coding sequence TTGACCCTGACGGCCGAGCGGCGGCTGCGCCGGTGGATTGGCCGCCGGGGTGAGGACCGCGGGCTCAGCGCGGCCGCCTCCGGGGTGCTGCTATACCTGGCTACCCGTCCCGGCGCGAGCACCGGTGAGGTGGCCGAAGCCGTGGACGCCTCCCCGGCGGGGCTGAGCGGGCTGCTGTCCCGGCTCGAGAAGTCCGGCCTCATCACCCGGGCGCCGGACGTGGCGGACCGCCGGACCATCCGGGTGACTCTGACCCTTGACGGAAAGGCCGCGCTCGGCGTCGTGCAGTCCGCCCTGGGCGAGCTGAACGAAAGGATCACCGACGGATTCAGTGCCCAGGAGCTGGCCGTCGTCGCCCGTTGGCTGCGGCATGTTTCGGAGGTGCTGGACTAG
- a CDS encoding DMT family transporter has product MTQHSSATLRQAPLLSTPGGGLKAGLGWGLLGVAAFSLTLPVTRIAVQDGGLSPLFIGSARAVIAALLAAAALALTKQHFPQRRQWARLALVAGGVVLGFPLLTSFALTTAPASHGAVVIGLLPAATAVAAVLRGHERPPLFFWIMAGAGAAAVVVFAALHGGGLVGLHWSDLLLFAAVAAGAVGYAEGGLLSRELGAWQTVSWALVLASPLMVVLTAAAVIRQPPSGSPAEWAALGYLGVISMFLGFFAWYRGLAIGPMAQVSQIQLVQPVLTICWAALLLGEQLAWPTLLGGAAVIACAAASVRVRLRR; this is encoded by the coding sequence ATGACACAGCATAGTAGCGCTACTCTCCGTCAGGCACCACTGCTATCCACTCCCGGCGGCGGTCTGAAGGCCGGGCTCGGGTGGGGTTTGCTGGGCGTTGCAGCGTTTTCCCTGACCCTGCCGGTGACCCGGATTGCGGTTCAGGACGGCGGTCTTTCTCCGCTCTTTATCGGTTCCGCCCGCGCGGTTATTGCCGCCCTCCTGGCAGCGGCAGCCCTTGCCCTGACCAAGCAGCACTTTCCGCAACGGCGGCAGTGGGCGCGCCTGGCGCTGGTGGCCGGCGGAGTGGTGCTGGGATTTCCGCTGTTGACATCCTTCGCGCTGACGACTGCTCCGGCCAGCCACGGCGCCGTCGTCATCGGTTTGCTGCCTGCGGCCACAGCTGTGGCCGCCGTCCTGCGGGGACATGAACGTCCCCCGCTGTTCTTTTGGATCATGGCCGGTGCCGGCGCAGCCGCGGTGGTGGTTTTTGCTGCGCTTCACGGCGGGGGACTGGTTGGACTCCACTGGTCAGATCTGCTGCTCTTCGCTGCCGTGGCGGCCGGCGCTGTGGGTTATGCCGAGGGCGGTTTGCTCTCGCGCGAACTCGGCGCCTGGCAGACCGTGTCCTGGGCACTGGTCCTGGCGTCACCACTCATGGTGGTGCTGACCGCAGCGGCGGTCATCCGGCAGCCGCCGTCGGGCTCTCCCGCTGAGTGGGCGGCGCTCGGCTACCTCGGTGTCATCAGCATGTTTCTCGGATTTTTCGCCTGGTACCGCGGACTGGCCATAGGCCCCATGGCGCAGGTGAGCCAGATTCAGCTGGTCCAGCCGGTGTTGACCATCTGCTGGGCGGCCCTGCTCCTGGGCGAGCAGCTCGCCTGGCCCACACTGCTGGGCGGGGCTGCGGTCATCGCCTGTGCGGCGGCATCCGTCCGGGTCCGGTTGCGGCGGTAG
- a CDS encoding phosphohydrolase: MESLIARAESVARAAHEGQTDKAGAPYIIHPERVSRTAVETAPNHLRQEAGAVGWLHDAVEDTATTLETLRAQGFPEAVIEGVDAMTKRQGEPPERYFERVRGNEIARIVKAADLDDNTSPERVGKLDEETRARLAAKYRRSRELLAGSVD; the protein is encoded by the coding sequence ATGGAAAGTCTCATAGCCCGCGCGGAAAGCGTGGCCAGGGCAGCCCACGAGGGGCAGACGGACAAAGCCGGAGCCCCCTACATCATCCACCCCGAGCGGGTGTCCCGGACAGCCGTCGAAACGGCACCGAACCATTTGCGCCAGGAGGCCGGGGCCGTGGGATGGCTCCACGACGCCGTGGAAGACACCGCAACCACTCTGGAGACACTGCGTGCCCAGGGTTTCCCGGAAGCGGTGATCGAAGGGGTGGACGCCATGACGAAACGCCAGGGCGAACCACCTGAACGCTACTTTGAACGTGTCCGGGGCAATGAAATTGCGCGCATCGTCAAAGCAGCGGACCTGGATGACAACACCAGCCCCGAGCGGGTCGGAAAACTGGATGAGGAGACCCGGGCGCGGCTGGCCGCGAAATACCGGCGCTCGCGGGAGCTGCTGGCAGGTTCCGTCGACTAG
- a CDS encoding PLP-dependent aminotransferase family protein, with product MSHDSSSVRIVTGLRAWISTAAPGTRIPSTRELVAQYGASPVTVQKALRTLSAQGVIESRPGVGTFVRAARMARAHDYGWQTAALGSPQARLPQLSAALRTAPNDVIALHSGYPDRELLPERLVRAAFTRAARSSAAVSRSPAAGLPELQAWFAAELEAAAPAGAAPPAAADVVVLPGSQSGISTAFRALVGAGRPLLMESPTYWGAILAAEQAGVEVIPIPSGESGPDPADLVRAFEQTGARAFYAQPTFANPTGIQWTPDLSTEVLDVVRRFGAFLIEDDWAHDFGISADPSPLAARDDGGHVVYLRSLTKSVSPAVRVAGIVARGPARERILADTQAQSMYVSPILQAVALDVVTQPAWKTHLRGLRRQLASRRDLLAASLREHVPGAELPVLPHGGLNLWLRLPDGTDLPRLVRDCESDGVVVGTGDEWFPAEPTGPHLRLNYSGQNPGAFPEGARIIGSAMARQRSES from the coding sequence ATGTCTCACGATAGCAGCAGCGTACGCATCGTCACAGGGTTGCGGGCCTGGATTTCGACGGCGGCGCCGGGAACCCGAATTCCATCCACCCGTGAGCTGGTGGCACAGTACGGAGCCAGCCCGGTGACCGTGCAGAAGGCACTGCGGACACTGAGCGCGCAGGGTGTGATCGAAAGCCGCCCGGGCGTGGGCACCTTTGTCCGCGCCGCCCGGATGGCCCGCGCGCACGACTACGGCTGGCAGACTGCAGCGCTTGGATCTCCCCAGGCCCGCCTGCCCCAGCTGTCCGCCGCACTCCGGACCGCGCCCAATGACGTCATTGCCCTGCACTCGGGCTATCCCGACCGGGAGCTGCTGCCGGAGCGGCTTGTCCGGGCAGCCTTCACGCGGGCGGCTCGGAGCAGTGCCGCAGTGAGCCGTTCCCCCGCCGCGGGTTTGCCCGAGCTGCAGGCGTGGTTCGCTGCGGAGCTTGAAGCAGCGGCCCCGGCCGGTGCCGCTCCCCCGGCGGCGGCCGACGTCGTCGTCCTCCCCGGCAGCCAGAGCGGAATCAGCACCGCTTTCCGGGCGCTGGTGGGTGCCGGTCGGCCGCTGCTGATGGAATCGCCCACTTATTGGGGCGCCATCCTCGCCGCGGAGCAGGCAGGCGTGGAAGTCATTCCGATTCCCAGCGGCGAAAGCGGTCCCGATCCCGCAGATCTGGTGCGCGCCTTCGAGCAGACCGGTGCCCGGGCCTTTTACGCCCAGCCCACCTTTGCCAACCCCACCGGCATCCAGTGGACGCCGGATCTTTCGACTGAGGTGCTCGACGTCGTGCGCCGGTTCGGTGCGTTCCTCATCGAGGATGACTGGGCCCACGACTTTGGCATCAGCGCGGATCCAAGCCCCCTGGCGGCCCGGGACGACGGCGGTCATGTGGTCTATCTGCGCTCCCTGACCAAGAGCGTGTCTCCGGCGGTGAGGGTGGCCGGCATCGTGGCCCGCGGTCCGGCCCGGGAACGCATCCTGGCCGATACCCAGGCGCAGTCCATGTATGTCAGTCCGATACTGCAGGCGGTGGCGCTCGACGTCGTGACCCAACCTGCGTGGAAGACCCACCTGCGCGGTCTGCGCCGGCAGCTGGCCAGCCGCCGCGATCTGCTGGCGGCGTCGCTGCGCGAGCATGTTCCCGGGGCCGAGCTGCCAGTGCTGCCGCACGGCGGACTGAATCTATGGCTTCGGTTGCCGGATGGCACCGACCTGCCCCGGCTCGTGCGGGACTGCGAGAGCGACGGCGTGGTGGTCGGCACCGGCGATGAGTGGTTTCCGGCCGAGCCCACCGGACCACACCTCCGGTTGAACTACTCCGGGCAGAATCCTGGCGCCTTTCCTGAAGGAGCACGAATTATTGGCAGCGCTATGGCGCGGCAGCGGAGTGAGTCCTAA
- a CDS encoding MFS transporter: MRQPAGSLRKGVPAAEAGISPSYWWWLFGTVWTLLGTQILSFGLGWAASGNGGAAAGLVLTAVTLPRVVFALHGGVAADRSGPWKMMIRMDGLMFCVSAAAAALVFSLGTPLWLLLGTAAVLGTADAFYRPASGSFPRFLTPGSGLLRATAARQALIQLTAAAGPAAGGVVVAWLTLGGSAAAAAVGYLFMFAVLLSLRGAATAATGGAGGAGGAGLAAPGSDPAHASVTAPVTSPRRSILREAADGLRLAWSLPQVRAVLGLLAAVSGLVLPLTTLLVPLLARNRDWDAAAAGTVSGGYAAGMAVVVLLIVVRGQRAFAWFPPVAGLVLCGAAMVAMAWVPGMWLCCVLSVVAGLGTGVFSAKAAPLLLLLVPESHLGRIQSVALLAQMLPLLVANNVLGWMSDAIGPAMVIAGCGAATALVAGCCLGNPRSAGWGGTTRLSGMALTTAEPGTRTRTTVLWFLLGLPAALVLVVFGAQIHGLDFTVYREGALAFLGRSEHQLYDPALVQTDTRGLPFTYPPFAALLLTPFAFMPEALGLVLLTATSCVCLVLTAFLVARYLQENEVIPERFRAARGGSAGVVVLATLLIGVLGPWREGLGFGQINPMLMLLIVADLLRPAGRVPRGMLIGLAAGIKLTPLAFGLIFLARRDWRAILTMGLTFAATVAVGWLASPEQSRLFWFESLFDSTRVGDTTDMYNVSLNSLIAHLGTPESLQRPLWLLASAAVVVLGYLAIRRSDERGDLIAAISANSVVMLAISPISWFHHWVWIALVLPALWVAVRRRRAGVRAAGTALLVAMVPVFMLSSITVTMMLTGSVSGQGPVALELFTSLGVILPVAALAFWATAPIPGRQH; encoded by the coding sequence ATGCGTCAGCCCGCAGGTTCGCTGCGAAAGGGCGTCCCCGCTGCGGAGGCGGGCATATCGCCGTCGTACTGGTGGTGGCTCTTCGGTACCGTTTGGACTCTCCTGGGCACCCAGATCCTCTCGTTCGGACTGGGCTGGGCCGCGTCCGGGAACGGCGGCGCCGCTGCGGGCCTGGTGCTGACAGCCGTGACGCTTCCGCGCGTCGTTTTCGCCCTCCACGGCGGAGTGGCAGCGGATAGATCAGGCCCTTGGAAGATGATGATCCGGATGGACGGACTGATGTTCTGCGTTTCCGCCGCCGCCGCGGCCCTGGTGTTTTCCCTGGGGACGCCGCTGTGGTTGCTCCTGGGCACGGCCGCGGTCCTGGGCACCGCCGATGCGTTCTACCGCCCGGCGTCCGGGTCCTTTCCGCGCTTCCTCACGCCCGGGTCGGGTCTGCTGCGCGCGACGGCCGCACGGCAGGCATTGATCCAGCTCACCGCCGCTGCCGGGCCTGCGGCCGGAGGCGTCGTCGTGGCCTGGCTGACGCTGGGCGGCAGCGCTGCAGCGGCTGCGGTTGGCTACTTGTTCATGTTCGCGGTGCTCCTGTCGCTGCGCGGTGCCGCGACCGCCGCGACCGGTGGGGCCGGTGGGGCCGGTGGGGCCGGATTAGCCGCGCCGGGGAGCGATCCGGCGCACGCGTCCGTCACCGCGCCCGTCACTTCGCCGCGCCGGTCCATCCTTCGGGAAGCAGCGGACGGCCTGCGGCTCGCCTGGTCCCTGCCGCAGGTGCGCGCCGTCCTTGGCCTGCTGGCCGCTGTGTCCGGTTTGGTGTTGCCGCTGACCACGCTGCTCGTTCCGCTGCTGGCGCGGAACCGGGACTGGGATGCGGCGGCGGCGGGCACGGTGTCGGGCGGGTATGCCGCGGGCATGGCTGTGGTTGTCCTGCTCATTGTGGTTCGCGGCCAACGAGCTTTCGCCTGGTTTCCGCCGGTGGCAGGTCTGGTGCTGTGCGGCGCGGCCATGGTGGCCATGGCCTGGGTGCCGGGGATGTGGCTGTGCTGCGTGCTCTCCGTCGTCGCCGGACTGGGAACCGGAGTCTTCAGCGCCAAGGCCGCGCCGCTGCTGCTTCTCCTGGTTCCCGAGTCACATCTGGGGCGCATCCAGTCAGTGGCGCTGCTCGCGCAGATGCTGCCACTGCTTGTTGCCAACAACGTGCTGGGATGGATGAGCGACGCTATCGGTCCGGCAATGGTGATTGCCGGCTGCGGTGCTGCGACGGCACTCGTAGCCGGCTGCTGCCTAGGCAACCCGCGCTCCGCGGGCTGGGGCGGCACCACTAGACTTTCAGGCATGGCATTAACGACGGCGGAACCCGGCACCCGCACCCGCACCACGGTTCTCTGGTTCCTTCTCGGCCTTCCCGCGGCTCTTGTGCTGGTGGTGTTCGGCGCTCAGATTCACGGCCTGGACTTCACCGTCTACCGCGAGGGCGCACTGGCCTTCCTCGGCCGCAGTGAACACCAGTTGTATGACCCGGCCCTGGTGCAGACCGACACCCGCGGACTGCCGTTCACGTATCCGCCGTTCGCCGCACTGCTGCTGACGCCGTTCGCGTTCATGCCCGAGGCGTTGGGGCTGGTCCTGCTCACGGCGACCTCATGCGTATGCCTGGTCCTGACCGCTTTCCTCGTTGCCCGCTACCTTCAGGAGAACGAGGTGATCCCGGAACGGTTCCGTGCAGCGCGTGGCGGCAGCGCCGGCGTTGTTGTGCTGGCCACCCTGCTGATTGGCGTGCTCGGGCCGTGGCGCGAGGGCCTCGGCTTTGGGCAGATCAATCCGATGCTCATGCTGCTGATCGTGGCGGACCTGCTTCGTCCGGCGGGCCGGGTGCCGCGCGGCATGCTGATCGGGCTCGCTGCGGGCATCAAGCTCACTCCGCTGGCCTTCGGACTGATCTTCCTGGCCCGGCGCGACTGGCGTGCCATCCTCACGATGGGACTCACCTTTGCGGCCACAGTGGCTGTGGGCTGGCTCGCGTCCCCGGAACAGTCACGGCTCTTCTGGTTTGAATCGCTCTTTGATTCCACCCGGGTGGGCGACACCACCGACATGTACAACGTGTCACTGAACTCGCTGATCGCGCATTTGGGTACGCCCGAGTCACTGCAACGGCCGTTGTGGCTGCTGGCCTCGGCCGCCGTCGTCGTTCTGGGCTATCTCGCGATTCGACGCTCGGACGAGCGCGGTGACCTGATAGCCGCCATCAGCGCCAACTCCGTCGTCATGCTGGCCATCTCGCCGATCTCCTGGTTCCACCACTGGGTGTGGATCGCGCTGGTGCTGCCGGCGCTGTGGGTTGCGGTGCGACGGCGGCGTGCCGGGGTGCGCGCTGCGGGCACCGCCCTGCTGGTGGCCATGGTGCCGGTGTTTATGCTCTCCTCCATCACTGTCACCATGATGCTGACCGGCTCAGTGAGCGGCCAGGGGCCGGTGGCACTGGAGCTGTTCACCAGCCTGGGCGTGATCCTGCCCGTGGCTGCGTTGGCGTTCTGGGCCACGGCGCCCATTCCGGGTCGTCAGCACTAG